In the genome of Nitrospiraceae bacterium, one region contains:
- a CDS encoding tetratricopeptide repeat protein, protein MPLRNGLSEELNRQGNEHFGRGHYTDAYACYAKALECDRITGDRRALAATLGNMGNICAVSGRREAAQNYYQEVLELQKILGDEKGIGTTLGNLGNLRADAGEWDRARAYYLEALDLMTKTHDEAGKAVLFSDLGLVARETKQFDEALKYYEQSLVLMRRLGNQGGVADAWRMMGRTFLMQQRYEDAIACCQTSQSIAERTRDELRVGGARYVLAQCHEEMGRLREAADLLEQVVAMDRKYQLPKLEENTKRLEDLRARLAGEPSGAPQRRSAT, encoded by the coding sequence ATGCCGCTGCGAAACGGACTTTCAGAAGAACTGAATCGTCAGGGCAACGAACATTTCGGGCGCGGGCACTACACCGACGCCTATGCATGCTACGCCAAGGCGCTGGAGTGCGATCGCATCACCGGCGATCGACGGGCGCTGGCGGCGACGCTTGGCAATATGGGAAATATCTGCGCCGTCAGCGGACGTCGTGAAGCGGCTCAGAATTACTATCAGGAAGTGCTAGAGTTGCAAAAAATCCTCGGCGACGAAAAGGGGATCGGTACGACGCTCGGGAATCTCGGCAACCTGCGCGCGGATGCCGGCGAGTGGGATCGGGCGCGAGCGTACTATCTTGAGGCGCTGGATCTGATGACCAAGACGCATGATGAAGCCGGTAAGGCCGTGCTATTTTCCGATCTGGGCCTGGTCGCTCGCGAAACGAAGCAGTTTGACGAGGCGTTGAAGTATTACGAGCAGTCGTTGGTTTTGATGCGGCGATTGGGCAATCAAGGCGGAGTTGCCGATGCCTGGCGTATGATGGGCCGAACATTCCTGATGCAGCAACGATACGAGGATGCGATTGCCTGTTGTCAGACCAGCCAATCCATTGCCGAGCGGACTCGCGACGAGCTTCGAGTCGGCGGTGCCCGCTATGTGCTCGCGCAATGTCACGAGGAGATGGGGCGGCTCCGGGAAGCGGCCGATCTGTTAGAGCAGGTTGTCGCGATGGACCGGAAATACCAGTTGCCGAAACTGGAAGAAAATACGAAGCGCTTGGAAGACTTGCGCGCCCGTCTCGCAGGTGAACCATCCGGAGCGCCTCAGCGCCGGAGTGCGACGTGA
- a CDS encoding methyltransferase: MTGITTPIRNFEEFRDALAAYRLPRVIIAGLELELFTKIGDKTWTIPDLAKCLQVSERGLSILCRNLAMAGLLIKKRTTYRNSRLAATVLNANHPAYRGSYLDLLKNHWADWARLVESIRTGSPLDQDVPEEPDYRRRFTWAMHDRTLDVAPNIASQVSLRGVRTLLDLGGGPGTFAMAFLSRNPHLQATVCDRPDALEVAREIAATHKAGRRLSYLPLDLMKEEIPGTFDVIWYSNVLHIYSPEENQGLFKRVHAALNPGGRLIIQDAFLHDREGLFPEEASLFAVTMLLFTETGNTYSVRETSDWLKQAGFTAIRMLRIKKGLEDWKGGILEGRVPVKHARRNGRPSRSRKNWRAR; encoded by the coding sequence GTGACCGGCATTACGACACCAATCCGCAACTTTGAAGAGTTCCGAGACGCATTGGCGGCCTATCGATTGCCACGGGTGATCATTGCCGGACTTGAACTTGAGTTGTTCACAAAGATCGGCGACAAGACCTGGACGATTCCTGACCTAGCGAAGTGTTTGCAAGTGAGTGAACGGGGGCTGTCCATCCTCTGTCGCAATTTGGCGATGGCAGGTCTCTTGATCAAGAAGCGGACAACGTATCGAAATAGCCGGTTGGCAGCCACCGTGTTGAACGCGAATCATCCCGCGTACCGCGGGAGCTATCTCGACCTCTTGAAAAATCATTGGGCCGATTGGGCGAGGCTCGTCGAATCCATACGGACGGGATCGCCGTTGGATCAGGATGTGCCGGAAGAGCCGGACTACCGTCGCCGTTTTACGTGGGCGATGCATGACCGGACTCTGGACGTAGCTCCCAATATTGCGTCGCAGGTTTCGTTGCGTGGTGTGAGAACCTTGTTGGATTTGGGTGGCGGCCCGGGCACCTTTGCGATGGCATTTCTTTCAAGGAATCCCCATCTCCAAGCCACGGTCTGCGACCGTCCTGACGCGCTGGAGGTCGCCCGGGAAATTGCCGCTACGCACAAAGCCGGCCGCCGGCTGTCCTATCTTCCTCTCGATCTGATGAAAGAAGAGATCCCGGGGACATTCGACGTCATCTGGTATTCCAACGTCCTACATATCTATTCACCGGAAGAAAATCAGGGTCTGTTCAAACGGGTGCATGCGGCACTAAATCCAGGCGGGAGGCTGATCATTCAGGATGCCTTTCTGCACGACCGCGAAGGGCTGTTTCCGGAAGAGGCCAGCCTCTTCGCCGTGACCATGCTACTTTTTACCGAAACAGGCAATACGTACTCGGTCAGGGAGACCAGCGATTGGCTGAAGCAGGCCGGGTTCACCGCCATTCGGATGCTTCGGATCAAGAAGGGGCTCGAGGATTGGAAGGGCGGGATCCTGGAGGGGAGAGTTCCTGTGAAACATGCAAGAAGGAACGGCCGCCCATCAAGATCAAGAAAAAATTGGCGAGCCCGCTAA
- a CDS encoding DUF393 domain-containing protein, giving the protein MTEERRSTSANSVLVYDGQCRLCVTAKEGLARLGIQDEAKAVRLIPYQSEEAKRALGAAYRPGRPDVAFLVRPDGIIQEGLEAFLPLLPGLKGGRFLATILSVPLVKPVAYLIYRLVARYRYSLFGEVPYTDPSEPIEKRRPDRGNSAR; this is encoded by the coding sequence ATGACCGAAGAACGTCGTTCAACATCGGCTAATAGTGTCCTGGTTTACGACGGTCAGTGCCGCCTCTGTGTGACGGCGAAGGAAGGGCTTGCACGATTGGGAATACAGGATGAGGCAAAAGCGGTTCGCCTGATTCCTTATCAAAGCGAGGAGGCGAAGCGTGCGCTGGGGGCTGCCTACCGTCCAGGGCGTCCAGACGTGGCGTTTCTGGTGCGACCGGATGGGATTATTCAGGAAGGGCTCGAGGCCTTTCTCCCCCTCCTCCCCGGGTTGAAGGGAGGACGGTTTCTTGCGACCATTCTCTCCGTCCCATTGGTCAAGCCAGTGGCCTATCTCATCTACCGCCTGGTTGCCCGCTACCGCTACTCTCTATTTGGCGAAGTCCCTTACACCGATCCCAGCGAACCTATTGAAAAACGACGCCCTGATCGGGGTAATTCCGCACGTTGA